From the genome of Deinococcus sp. AJ005, one region includes:
- a CDS encoding ABC-2 family transporter protein — MIRKTRVLFATRFAEMAEYRAEVIIWMLSGTISLVMMLVWMAQAANAPGGQINGYDGSQFATYFLSVWLVGQLLVVWVGWELDFMIRQGTLSPKLLRPMDPMWQEYAAHVAERFVRIGPMLVLLVIFAALSGASFTREWWAYPVTLGLCILGFTCRFLYEYTLGLLAFWTESSTSFSEVAWLLYAALGGLFAPLTFYPQWVQDIAVWTPFPYMLGLPAQLLAGKATLAQAGSGALILFGWVVFFWFARLLVWRLGLKKYGAVGA; from the coding sequence ATGATCCGCAAAACCCGTGTCCTCTTCGCCACCCGCTTTGCCGAAATGGCCGAATACCGTGCCGAGGTCATCATCTGGATGCTGTCCGGCACGATTTCTCTGGTCATGATGCTGGTGTGGATGGCGCAGGCGGCGAATGCTCCAGGTGGGCAGATCAACGGCTATGACGGCTCCCAGTTCGCCACCTACTTTTTGAGTGTGTGGCTGGTGGGTCAACTGCTGGTGGTCTGGGTGGGCTGGGAGCTGGATTTCATGATCCGGCAGGGCACGCTGTCGCCCAAGCTGCTGCGTCCGATGGACCCGATGTGGCAGGAATACGCCGCTCACGTCGCCGAGCGTTTTGTCCGTATTGGGCCGATGCTGGTGCTGCTGGTGATCTTTGCGGCGCTGTCCGGCGCGTCGTTTACCCGCGAGTGGTGGGCCTACCCGGTCACGCTGGGCCTGTGCATCCTGGGCTTTACCTGCCGCTTTCTCTACGAGTACACCCTGGGTCTGCTGGCCTTCTGGACCGAAAGCAGCACCAGCTTTTCGGAAGTGGCGTGGTTGCTGTACGCCGCACTGGGCGGCCTGTTCGCCCCTCTGACCTTCTACCCGCAGTGGGTGCAGGACATCGCGGTTTGGACACCGTTTCCCTACATGCTGGGGCTGCCTGCGCAATTGCTGGCGGGCAAGGCCACGCTGGCGCAGGCAGGCTCTGGCGCACTGATTCTGTTCGGCTGGGTGGTTTTCTTCTGGTTCGCACGGCTGCTGGTGTGGCGGCTGGGTCTGAAGAAATACGGGGCAGTGGGGGCGTGA
- a CDS encoding ABC transporter permease, with translation MTRYLRLVRIFTGATVSAQLEYRANFIGAVLSSLGQVGVALLAIGVLFGQGSDTVGGWSFREALLVTGFFILTEGFIAVFIQPSMSRIAEAIRTGSMDFTLLKPVDAQFSVSTRYLNVLRVPDILIGLGLIVYAASALTITLGGVLIAAVLYLSALTIVYCIWLALSTTAFWFVKTQNVAELFNGVFGAARFPVTAFPVPVRFALTFVVPIALITTVPAQAMTGRLSPALAIASPLVALALFAVTRWFWLRAVASYTSASS, from the coding sequence GTGACCCGTTACCTCCGCCTCGTCCGCATCTTCACCGGGGCCACGGTCTCGGCACAGCTAGAGTACCGGGCCAACTTTATCGGGGCCGTGCTGAGCAGTCTGGGACAGGTGGGCGTGGCGCTGCTGGCCATTGGCGTGCTGTTCGGGCAGGGCAGCGACACGGTGGGCGGCTGGAGCTTCCGTGAGGCACTGCTGGTCACCGGTTTTTTCATCCTCACCGAAGGGTTTATCGCCGTGTTCATCCAGCCCAGCATGAGCCGTATTGCCGAGGCCATTCGCACTGGGAGCATGGATTTCACGCTCCTGAAGCCGGTAGACGCGCAGTTCAGCGTCAGCACGCGTTACCTGAACGTGCTGCGCGTGCCCGACATCCTGATCGGGCTTGGATTGATCGTGTACGCGGCCTCAGCGTTGACCATCACGCTGGGGGGCGTACTGATCGCTGCCGTGCTGTATCTGTCGGCGCTGACCATCGTGTATTGCATCTGGCTGGCGCTATCCACCACGGCGTTCTGGTTCGTCAAGACTCAGAACGTGGCCGAGCTGTTCAACGGCGTGTTTGGCGCGGCGCGTTTTCCCGTCACAGCTTTTCCAGTGCCTGTGCGTTTCGCGCTGACGTTTGTGGTGCCCATCGCCCTGATCACCACCGTCCCCGCACAGGCCATGACCGGGCGGCTGTCGCCCGCGCTGGCGATTGCCTCGCCGCTGGTGGCGCTGGCGCTGTTCGCCGTGACGCGCTGGTTCTGGCTCAGGGCCGTCGCCAGTTACACGAGTGCCAGCAGTTGA
- a CDS encoding ABC-F family ATP-binding cassette domain-containing protein, translating into MSTLITAENLTVFYAERAVLRDVSLSVSSGERVALLGRNGAGKTTLLRVLTAELLPEEGTVWRADGLRLGVLEQHHTHPLGKTVRALVDAAHPYRELEAELLALEADLGDPAVLAAWTDLNARLEDAEAYAWPSRVARVLGMLDLTRFLGREAATLSGGERTRLALALALAREPDLLLLDEPTNHLDIRMREWLEGWLRTFRGGVILTSHDRDFLDAVAERSLWLEAGEATPYPGGYTRARAQRDLERRTQERAAKLSAQEQRRLVGSAENLDRWGRRSRGLKSRAERLPNAEAPLPERQLRMRLLAGSARAPLVAWGDHLSKSYDGRNVISGVAFKLRQGDRVALMGANGTGKTTLMKLLSGEEHPDAAAGLGEPAPVLRVAGGVTVASLDQTWHGLLPGEGLHAQFTGRFGKQATTLLGRAGFTEADWPKTPRQLSGGERARAGLALVSALRADLLLLDEPTNHLDIEALDALEAAVHAYGGAVVIVTHDRRFAREVSNRLWVIEDGQLREVTGWGSREYTDPARHLQGDPPPPPPRPSARQRLVHIENQLADVRTALDSTPGGLSGREEGRLRSQAHQLQQHLYDLYAEAFECPQYDIQVREPPLTVRAQRLGEAGGMFWAARDDTCPHLAWDGTVLRWSALPPDWYGAALLGGALRILFERWNAGRVQLGEGGPTLTRRQYFERLGLIRTPASSSAPSSPASPQA; encoded by the coding sequence GTGTCCACGCTGATCACTGCCGAAAACCTGACCGTGTTCTACGCGGAGCGGGCGGTGCTGCGTGACGTGTCCCTGAGCGTTTCGAGCGGTGAGCGTGTGGCGCTGCTGGGCCGCAACGGGGCGGGCAAAACCACCCTCCTGCGTGTGCTGACGGCGGAGTTACTGCCCGAGGAAGGCACGGTCTGGCGTGCGGACGGCCTGCGCCTGGGCGTGCTGGAGCAGCACCACACGCACCCGCTGGGCAAGACGGTGCGTGCCCTGGTAGACGCCGCGCACCCCTACCGCGAGCTGGAAGCCGAGCTGCTGGCGCTGGAGGCCGATCTGGGTGATCCGGCAGTCCTGGCCGCCTGGACGGACCTGAACGCTCGCCTGGAGGACGCCGAGGCTTACGCGTGGCCCTCGCGCGTGGCCCGCGTGCTGGGGATGCTGGACCTGACCCGTTTTCTGGGCCGTGAGGCCGCCACCCTGTCTGGTGGCGAGCGCACCCGGCTAGCGCTGGCCCTGGCCCTGGCCCGCGAACCCGATCTGCTGCTGCTGGACGAACCCACCAACCACCTGGATATCCGTATGCGCGAGTGGCTGGAAGGCTGGCTGCGGACTTTCCGGGGTGGCGTGATCCTGACCAGCCATGACCGCGATTTTCTGGACGCGGTGGCCGAACGTAGCTTGTGGCTGGAGGCAGGCGAGGCCACCCCGTATCCCGGCGGGTACACCCGCGCCAGGGCACAGCGCGATCTGGAGCGGCGCACCCAGGAACGCGCTGCAAAGCTCTCGGCACAGGAACAGCGCCGACTGGTGGGCAGTGCGGAGAATCTGGACCGCTGGGGCCGCCGCTCACGCGGCCTCAAATCCCGTGCCGAGCGGCTGCCAAATGCTGAGGCCCCACTGCCTGAACGCCAACTGCGAATGCGCCTGCTGGCCGGAAGCGCCCGCGCCCCGCTGGTGGCCTGGGGCGATCACCTGTCCAAGTCCTACGACGGGCGCAATGTCATTTCAGGCGTGGCCTTCAAGCTGCGCCAGGGGGACCGCGTGGCTTTAATGGGCGCGAACGGTACGGGCAAGACCACCCTGATGAAACTGCTGTCGGGCGAGGAACACCCGGACGCAGCCGCTGGCCTGGGCGAACCCGCCCCCGTGCTGCGTGTGGCTGGCGGCGTGACCGTCGCCAGCCTGGACCAGACCTGGCACGGCCTGCTGCCCGGTGAGGGCCTGCACGCCCAGTTCACGGGCCGCTTCGGCAAGCAGGCCACCACCCTGCTGGGCCGCGCGGGCTTCACCGAGGCCGACTGGCCCAAAACCCCGCGTCAGCTCTCCGGCGGCGAGCGGGCGCGGGCGGGTCTGGCGCTGGTGAGTGCCCTGCGCGCCGATCTGCTGCTGCTGGACGAACCTACCAACCATCTGGACATTGAGGCGCTGGACGCGCTGGAGGCCGCCGTCCATGCCTACGGCGGCGCGGTGGTGATCGTGACGCATGATCGCCGCTTTGCCCGCGAGGTCAGCAACCGTCTGTGGGTCATCGAGGACGGCCAGCTCCGCGAGGTCACGGGCTGGGGCAGCCGCGAGTACACGGACCCGGCGCGGCACCTTCAGGGCGATCCGCCGCCACCCCCGCCGCGTCCCAGCGCCCGGCAACGGCTGGTCCACATCGAAAACCAGTTGGCCGATGTCCGCACGGCGCTGGATTCCACCCCCGGCGGCCTCAGCGGGCGCGAGGAAGGGCGGCTGCGGTCCCAGGCACACCAATTGCAGCAGCATCTCTATGACCTGTATGCCGAGGCGTTCGAGTGCCCGCAGTACGACATCCAGGTCCGTGAGCCGCCGCTGACGGTGCGTGCCCAGCGGCTGGGAGAGGCGGGCGGCATGTTCTGGGCCGCGCGGGATGATACCTGCCCGCATCTGGCCTGGGACGGAACGGTCCTGCGCTGGAGCGCCCTGCCCCCCGACTGGTACGGCGCGGCGCTGCTGGGCGGAGCGCTACGAATCCTGTTCGAGCGCTGGAACGCGGGCCGGGTCCAACTGGGTGAGGGCGGCCCCACGCTGACCCGTCGCCAGTATTTCGAGCGGCTGGGATTGATCCGCACGCCAGCGTCCTCATCTGCACCGTCCTCACCGGCATCACCACAGGCGTAA